The nucleotide sequence GTTTTGTACAGTGACAGGCCAAAACACGCATTTTTGTTACAAtagaataaatacaaaaatctACTGGCGAGTTCATGCTATTCAACTGTTTCTACGCGGACGTTGAGTTTGCTGTTAACAAGCTACGCTTACAGACACTAAAGTGTGAGCTTGTTGATGTTTCTGGCCGCTCTGAGCGCAGACTTCATGGCCGTTTCGATCCATCCGTGTGGCGTGGCGGTGTGTTCCCCTGCGAAGTGTACCCGGCCCTCACTCTCGAACAGTTCTCCAGCATACTGCCCCTGCTGGTAGGGGGTGAACAGTGCAAAGGCACCCAGGCTGTAAGGATCTAGGCCCCACTTCTTCACCAGCCCGCCCGTCCACAGAGGCCTGATCCGCTCACCGTGGATCTTCACCAGGTCCTCCAGAACCACGGCCATCAGCTCATCGTCATTCATTCCCTGGAAGAGGGTGGAGTCGTCGGAGCAGGTGTAGGAGGCCAGGAGGGCACCGCCGGCAGTCCCGGAAAAGGCGTGACTGGGATAATGGATGAAGCGAGAGGGCCGGTCGGTGATGCTCTTCCCCCCTCTGATGCCATCCTTCTCCCAGAAACGCTCGCTGAAGCTGAGGACCACCTTGGTGGAGCTGGCGTAGTGGACCGAGCGCAGCGCTTCCATCTTGTCCCCGGACAGCGGGGGCTTGAAGTCGATGAAGAGGGTGGCCTTGGCGGTGGGCGTGACCAGCACGTAGTCCACCGTCAAGTTGCTCAGGGAGCCTGAATTGCGCCGGTCCTGATACGCCACCCTCACATTGGTGCCACCTGATTGGTCGATCAGCTTGACCTTGGAGTTGAGCAGGATGGTGGCGTTCAGCAGCCGGTAGAACGAGTTGGTGAGGTGCTCGAATCCATCCGTCACTTCAAAGTATCTACAGGTGAGAACATTCACGA is from Takifugu rubripes chromosome 11, fTakRub1.2, whole genome shotgun sequence and encodes:
- the il4i1 gene encoding L-amino-acid oxidase isoform X2 gives rise to the protein MIPHTALCTFFPLALVGVVVFAVGGIFGDPLFECLQDADYSELLDIVEKGLPATKSPRHVAIVGGGIAGLTAAKFLEDAGHKVTIIEASHRTGGRVETFRNRKEGWYVEVGAMRIPSFHKILLSFAAKLQLSLDHFVQDDINTYYFVNGGLQKTYAVEINPSLLNYPLAEQERGKSAAQLFGQALQKVRDDLVVMGCRAMLGKYDSYSVKEYLVKEGNLSRGALRMIGDILNENSLFYMSLVEMLYIQSDINDKTEYFEVTDGFEHLTNSFYRLLNATILLNSKVKLIDQSGGTNVRVAYQDRRNSGSLSNLTVDYVLVTPTAKATLFIDFKPPLSGDKMEALRSVHYASSTKVVLSFSERFWEKDGIRGGKSITDRPSRFIHYPSHAFSGTAGGALLASYTCSDDSTLFQGMNDDELMAVVLEDLVKIHGERIRPLWTGGLVKKWGLDPYSLGAFALFTPYQQGQYAGELFESEGRVHFAGEHTATPHGWIETAMKSALRAARNINKLTL